The genomic interval TGAATCGGAGACGGATGACGGGATGGAGACGGAGGAGGGGACCGAGACGGACGAGGACACGGGCGTCGGCGAGGTACCGAACGACGGTGACGGCACGGGAGAGCGGTCGCTCGTCCTCGCGGTTCGCGCGATGCAGCTAGCGCTGGTCGGTCTCGTGCTGTTCGGGGTCGCGACGTTCCGGTGGGGGCTGGTCGTCAACGCCGGCGTCGCGCTGGCCGTGACGTTTCTGCCGGGGGTGCTGGAGCACAACCTCGCGCTCCCGATGAACGCGGGACTCGCCGCGTGGATCACGCTCGCGGTGTTCCTCCACGGCGTCGGCGCGGTCGGCCCCTACGAGTGGTTCGGCTGGTACGATTCGGTGACGCACACGCTGTCGGCGACCGTCGTCGCTGGCGCGGGCTACGCCAGCGCGCGCGCCGTCGACCTCCACTACGACCGACTGACCGTTCCGACGGCGTACATGGGTGCGTTCATCGTCGTCTTCGTCCTCGCGTTCGGGGTCGTCTGGGAGATAATGGAGTTCGCGACGGGTGGGGTGGCGAGCGTCGTCGGCGGCGAACCGGTGCTCGCGCAGTACGGCTCCCGCGACATCGTCCTCGACCTCGTGTTCAACAGCCTGGGAGCCGTCCTCGTCGCGGTACTCGGGACCTCGCGACTCAGAGGGGTCGCCGGCGACCTGGCGTCGCGACTCGGGTCGAGGGGCTGAGCCGACGGACCGCGCGGTCGTCCGATAGTGACGACCGGCAGTCCGTTCCGACACCCGACGACCGGTACTCGTCGGCCGCTCAGTCGCTCGACCCGGCGCGGGCGACCGTGCGGGCCTCCTCGACGCTCGCGCCGTCGCGGACCAGCGCCTCGACGAACAGTTCGCCCGCCTTGTACGACGAGCGGACCATCGGTCCAGACGCGCAGTACAGCACGTCGAACTCCTCCTCGGCCACCCGCTTCCAGACGTCGAACTTGTCGGGGTGGACGTACTCCGACACTTCGAGGTGCGAGCGCGAGGGCTGGAGGTACTGACCGAACGTCACCACGTCCACGTCGGCCTCGCGCAGGTCCGAGAGCGTCTGGTACACCTCGTGGTCGTACTCGCCGACGCCGAGCATCAGCGACGTCTTCGTGTAGATGTCGGACTCCTCGGTCACCTGTTCGAGCACGGCCAGCGACTGGTCGTACGTCGCCCTGCGGTCTCTGACCGGCCACTGGAGCCGCTCGACGGTCTCGACGTTGTGCGCGACGACGTCCGGCCCGGCCTCGACGATGCGGCGGACGGCCTCCCGGTCGCCGCCGAAGTCGGGGATGAGCACCTCGACCAGGGTGGTGGGGTCGCGGCGCTTTATCTCTCGGATGGTCTCGGCGAAGTGCGCCGACCCACCGTCCGCTAAGTCGTCGCGGTCCACGCTCGTGAGGACGACGTACTCCAGTCCGATCTCGGTGACCGCCTCGGCGACGTTGGCGGGTTCGTCGGGGTCGAGCGCCTCCATCCCGCCGGTCTTCACGTCGCAGAAGTTACAGCCCCGAGAGCAGCGGTCGCCCAGCAGCATGAACGTGGCCGTCCCCGGCCCGTCGCGACCCGACCAGCACTCGCCGAGGTTCGGGCAGTTGGCCTCCTCACAGACCGTGTGGAGGTCGTGGTCCCTGAGCGTCTGCTTGATCTCGGTGTAGCGCTGCCCCGACGGAGGCCGCATCTTCAGCCAGTCGGGTTTGCGCCGGTAGCTCATGGTCGACAGTTCGTCGGTGGACGCAAAAACGTGCGGATTGCTCGGGTGACGGGTACTCCGGCGACCGGTCGGGCCGCGTCGTTCCCGACCCGAATCAGTCGGCAGCCAGTCGGTCGACGCCCTCCGTCGCCAGCCAGTCCAGCAGGTCGCTCACGGCCTCGGGCGACGCCACGTGGTGGGCGTCGTCGGGGCCGTCCTCGCCGACGTAGACGGCGATGCCGCGCTCCGCGGCGGTGCGGAGCGCCGACTGGTCACTCTGGTCGTCGCCGACGTAGACGACGAGTGCATCGCTCGACGCGACAGGTTCGCCGTCCGAGGCAGCAGCCTCGCTGTCGGCGAGTGCCGCGACGGCGGCCCCTTTGTTCGCGTCCGTGTCGGGCCCGACTTCGAGCACTTCGTGGCCCCGCGAGACGTGCAGGTCGCCGACCCGGTCGGCGATGCGACCGACCGTCTCCGCGACCCGGTCCTGGTGGTCGTCGGGGACGTCGCGGGTGTGGACCGCGAGCGACCAGCGCTTGTCCTCGACGGAGACGCCCGACGCCCACCCGAGTCGGTCGACGAGTGCCTCGCGCACGCGCTCGAGACGCTCCTCGGTCCGCTTCGCGTCGGGGTGGACGATGATGCCGTCGCCGTCGACGCGTTCGAGGCCGGCGTTGCCGACGTAGCCGATGCCGTCGACGCCGACCCGGCCGCGGACGTCGTCGAGCGCTCGGCCGCTGACGACGGCGACGGTCACCGCCGGGTGGTCGCGGAGCGCTCGAATCGACTCGCGATTGCCCGCCCGAATCGCGGCGTCGTCGGGGTTCTGGACGATGGGTGCGAGCGTCCCGTCGAA from Halomarina salina carries:
- the lipA gene encoding lipoyl synthase — its product is MSTMSYRRKPDWLKMRPPSGQRYTEIKQTLRDHDLHTVCEEANCPNLGECWSGRDGPGTATFMLLGDRCSRGCNFCDVKTGGMEALDPDEPANVAEAVTEIGLEYVVLTSVDRDDLADGGSAHFAETIREIKRRDPTTLVEVLIPDFGGDREAVRRIVEAGPDVVAHNVETVERLQWPVRDRRATYDQSLAVLEQVTEESDIYTKTSLMLGVGEYDHEVYQTLSDLREADVDVVTFGQYLQPSRSHLEVSEYVHPDKFDVWKRVAEEEFDVLYCASGPMVRSSYKAGELFVEALVRDGASVEEARTVARAGSSD
- the otsB gene encoding trehalose-phosphatase → MSEGNATTPTDDETNGADTDAIREAFETELATHERLVLCLDFDGTLAPIVQNPDDAAIRAGNRESIRALRDHPAVTVAVVSGRALDDVRGRVGVDGIGYVGNAGLERVDGDGIIVHPDAKRTEERLERVREALVDRLGWASGVSVEDKRWSLAVHTRDVPDDHQDRVAETVGRIADRVGDLHVSRGHEVLEVGPDTDANKGAAVAALADSEAAASDGEPVASSDALVVYVGDDQSDQSALRTAAERGIAVYVGEDGPDDAHHVASPEAVSDLLDWLATEGVDRLAAD